The DNA segment TATTGCTCTGAGATTGAATCGTATTCAATGCATTGGATAAAATGGATTTCAACGACTGGATGTTTGAACCCATCGACCCAGACACATCAAGTACTAAAACCAGCTCCGTTGGAATCGAAAATTGCTTGCTTTCAACCACACTTTTATAACCACCACCCGTCGCCGTTACCTTGGTTGCATAGCTCTCATATTGGAAGTTGGGCAGTAAGGGTGACAATGAATAACCTAGGCTAATACGGCATTCTGAGCCTATGATTTCTGGTTCTAAGCCACTCACACCTTTTAGGGTTGGCTGATAGTACTCTTGGTAAGCCCGCATCATTGGGAGTGTGGCTGTATCAGCAAAGGCACAAGCTAATGCGGCAGAATCGGCGGCTTGCGCTGCTCGGTTTGAAACCATTACTTGAGCCGAGATCATCAGGGTGCCAACGGCAATGAAAAGCGCTGGAAACAGTAACGCCAAGAATGAAATGGTCATGGAGCCTTGCTGTTTTTTAAGCGCAATGCTGCCGAATATTGGTTTAACCATAATGCTTTCCTATCACGGCTGATGAACTTGAGAGTGTTTTAGGAAGATTGAGTCGCTTGTAGTCAAACGGTGTATTCACACATAAAGTGAGTTGAACCAAGGTGGATGGTCTTCCAACTAACGCAGGGTCGCCGCTACCCTCAACGATAAGTGTCTCTAGTTGATCGATGGGTGTGTACTTTTGACAGATGATCCCGGCATGGATGTGCTTGTATTCCCAGTTCGAAGCAGTGGTATCAAATACACGGCTTTCAAGTACCAGCCCAATATCGCTGCGCTTGATGTCTTGCGGAAGATAACGTTCGGCGAGATCGAGAAGCTGATCCTTTAACGTATTAGGTAATCCGTTTGGGCCTTGCTCTGGTTTTAGTTGCGTTAGTGAAACGGCGTTGACTAAGTTATATGTCACGCTGTCGAGTTGAGTCTGCAGGCTGAATAAGCGATAAACGGCAACAAGCCCCCACAAAATGATCATGAGTGCGAGTACAACGAAGGGGAATTCAATCGCTGCTGAACCCGCTTGTTTTTTTCGAGGTGTTTTATTTGTTGTCATAACTAACCAGTACCTTTCTTTTCAAGGTTGTCATGTTGCCGATAGACTCAGAAAACTGAGTTGATAGATTAGGTAATAAGGCAAATGAAAATGAGTAAGACACCTTGTACTCGCCTAACACTGCTCTGCTTTTGGATACCGGTTTCTCATTAACTAAATCTGAGAAGTTTTCGGCGTATAGCGGCGATGGATCCAAGACGAGCTTGCTC comes from the Vibrio splendidus genome and includes:
- the tadF gene encoding tight adherence pilus pseudopilin TadF; this encodes MTTNKTPRKKQAGSAAIEFPFVVLALMIILWGLVAVYRLFSLQTQLDSVTYNLVNAVSLTQLKPEQGPNGLPNTLKDQLLDLAERYLPQDIKRSDIGLVLESRVFDTTASNWEYKHIHAGIICQKYTPIDQLETLIVEGSGDPALVGRPSTLVQLTLCVNTPFDYKRLNLPKTLSSSSAVIGKHYG